The following coding sequences are from one Heptranchias perlo isolate sHepPer1 chromosome 13, sHepPer1.hap1, whole genome shotgun sequence window:
- the trim59 gene encoding tripartite motif-containing protein 59: MDNFEEDLTCSVCYSIFEDPRVLPCSHTFCRTCLENIIHESGNVSIWRPLRIPLKCPTCRSLVDLPPVGISSLPINFSLMGIIEKYQNEEHPKTPTCPEHCRQPLNMFCLSDRKLVCGYCLTVGQHQGHPIDDLQNAYIKEKETSSKLVEQLTDKRWAEVSIFIGQLEHQKTQAEQIIEQDKETVVQYFEDLQKTMETKKQALLAALDEVNLKIACEYVPLIQKMRELKEEQHDLITFSTYVEDEKDPLAFLEKIHIYRQRVNTLMKTQLPVIRPLNIQPRAGQFLMEKWSKVTIGHIEEAPIPQVKHCLENHWNKDLAICINRMKGFSLRFIKSGVFLALLFVLTILSLSILLKDCCVDLLNATVINLPQVKIMLCDIVLGVCAGFHSLKVTLQHSVQSLINFFWQLTASFPCIYQIVGFQLSTVFQYASNSLQSLLLSESHEQA; this comes from the coding sequence ATGGATAATTTTGAGGAGGACTTAACTTGTTCCGTATGTTACTCTATCTTTGAAGACCCTCGTGTGTTGCCTTGTTCTCACACTTTTTGCAGAACCTGTTTGGAGAACATAATTCATGAATCAGGAAATGTCTCCATTTGGCGACCTCTGCGAATTCCACTGAAATGTCCTACTTGTAGAAGTCTTGTGGATCTTCCTCCAGTGGGCATTAGCTCATTACCAATAAACTTCTCACTGATGGGAATTATTGAGAAATACCAGAATGAAGAACACCCAAAGACTCCTACCTGCCCAGAGCACTGCAGGCAACCATTAAACATGTTCTGTCTGTCAGACCGTAAATTGGTATGTGGTTATTGCTTAACAGTGGGCCAGCATCAAGGCCATCCTATTGATGATCTACAGAATGCTTATATTAAAGAAAAGGAGACATCTAGCAAACTTGTTGAACAGCTGACTGATAAACGTTGGGCAGAAGTATCCATTTTCATTGGACAGCTGGAGCACCAGAAAACACAAGCTGAACAAATCATTGAACAAGATAAAGAAACTGTCGTCCAGTATTTTGAGGATCTTCAAAAAACAATGGAAACCAAAAAGCAAGCTCTTCTAGCTGCTTTAGATGAAGTCAACTTAAAAATTGCCTGTGAATATGTTCCACTAATTCAGAAAATGAGAGAACTGAAGGAAGAACAACATGACCTTATAACATTTAGTACATATGTAGAAGACGAAAAGGATCCCTTGGCCTTTCTTGAGAAAATTCACATCTACCGTCAGAGAGTGAATACCTTGATGAAAACACAGCTTCCAGTTATTCGCCCACTGAATATACAGCCACGAGCAGGACAATTTCTGATGGAGAAATGGTCAAAGGTTACAATTGGCCATATTGAAGAAGCACCAATCCCGCAAGTGAAGCATTGTTTGGAAAATCACTGGAATAAAGATCTTGCAATATGTATCAATCGAATGAAGGGATTTTCTCTAAGGTTTATTAAGTCAGGTGTATTTTTAGCACTGCTGTTCGTGTTAACTATCCTTTCATTGAGCATTTTGCTCAAGGATTGTTGTGTTGATTTGTTAAATGCCACAGTTATCAATCTCCCACAGGTGAAAATTATGTTATGTGACATAGTACTAGGTGTTTGTGCTGGGTTTCATTCTTTGAAGGTTACTTTACAACATTCAGTACAATCACTAATTAATTTTTTCTGGCAACTGACAGCATCTTTTCCTTGTATTTATCAAATAGTTGGTTTTCAATTAAGCACTGTTTTTCAATATGCTTCAAACAGTTTACAGAGTTTACTTTTATCAGAAAGTCATGAACAAGCATAG